The Bacteriovorax sp. PP10 nucleotide sequence ATAGTCGGCGGAACAATTGCAGGTCTTTTATTCGGGATCGCTCTGCTTGCTGCCGGACAAAGTTCAACTTTCACTGGTACAATCTCTGCTCAAATCGTGATGGAAGGTTTCATGAATTGGAAAATTCCTTGTTGGCAAAGACGATTGATTACCAGAGGACTGGCGCTCATTCCTGCTTATATTGGTGTGTCTATGTGGGGAGATAACTCGACTGGAAGACTCTTGGTTTTAAGTCAGGTTATTTTAAGTCTTCAATTACCATTTACTATTTTTCCTCTACTGATGTTTGCAGGAAATAAAGAATTAATGGGTGAGTTTAAATTGAATATTTTTACTCAGTACAGTGCCTGGTTATTGCTTACTGTGATTGTCACCGCCAATGGAATTTTACTCATTAATTTCTTTTAAGGAGCTTAGATGAAAGCAAAAAAAGCAAGTGAAGCATTAAAGCTGGCTCAAATACCCAACGTCGGAAAATCAATCGCACAAGATCTTATAAATATCGGTATTAAAAAACCAGAACAACTCATTGGAAAAGATCCCATCGCTCTTTATCATAAACTAGAGCGCGTGATGGGCGAACGTCACGATCCATGCGTCTGTGA carries:
- a CDS encoding helix-hairpin-helix domain-containing protein, which gives rise to MKAKKASEALKLAQIPNVGKSIAQDLINIGIKKPEQLIGKDPIALYHKLERVMGERHDPCVCDTLMAAVEFMEGGKVKPWWDFTAKRKKLLKN